A single window of Vanessa atalanta chromosome 27, ilVanAtal1.2, whole genome shotgun sequence DNA harbors:
- the LOC125074361 gene encoding chorion class B protein PC10-like has protein sequence MSCKAVLVVCALALVQSISAQCIGAYNDFGIGAPYGAYGIGPFAEAAFVAPCGAGLGPAALAASNGGGLVVTSASPIAPTGVSMVSENAYEGALAVAGAIPFLGAVALEGALPTAGAGAVTYTCGNGEVAIVTEDFTPGVNAFVAPFGFDGIAGPGLAYDGFYGPRLGCDGFAGPFGYNGLAGAYGYDGLYGPYGYDGLVGPYGYNGLYY, from the exons ATGTCCTGCAAAGCCGTCCTCGTCGTCTGCGCGCTGGCGCTCGTCCAG tctATCAGCGCCCAGTGCATCGGAGCTTACAATGACTTTGGTATTGGTGCACCCTACGGGGCATACGGCATCGGTCCCTTCGCTGAAGCCGCTTTCGTTGCTCCCTGCGGTGCAGGTCTCGGTCCAGCAGCCCTCGCCGCTTCCAACGGAGGTGGTCTCGTCGTCACTAGCGCTTCCCCCATCGCCCCTACTGGCGTTTCCATGGTGTCCGAGAACGCTTACGAAGGTGCTCTGGCTGTTGCTGGCGCTATTCCGTTCTTAGGAGCTGTGGCCTTAGAAGGCGCTCTGCCAACCGCTGGTGCTGGTGCTGTTACTTATACCTGCGGAAATGGTGAAGTTGCCATCGTGACTGAGGACTTCACTCCTGGCGTCAACGCTTTCGTTGCTCCCTTCGGTTTTGATGGAATAGCAGGACCAGGGTTGGCCTACGATGGATTCTATGGTCCCAGATTAGGCTGTGATGGTTTTGCCGGACCCTTCGGTTACAACGGTCTCGCTGGAGCCTACGGTTACGATGGTCTCTACGGACCCTACGGCTACGACGGTCTCGTAGGTCCTTATGGTTATAATGGTCTCTATtactga
- the LOC125074362 gene encoding chorion class B protein M2410-like, translating into MHNQILFFCASVILFQVTTSQYIGHGIYGNNYANAVAAEMNYANNMAYGPLASEVIPEVGRSFNGGGLKVTSYSPISPTGVTVESDNLMMEGPLAVSGRLPFSGVVALEGPLPAAGHGAVAYACGDGNVGIVSETIENGYGPGYANGFGVANGLPGYNGVGNVINRL; encoded by the exons ATGcacaatcaaatattatttttctgcgCATCGGTCATACTTTTCCAG GTTACAACAAGTCAGTATATAGGTCACGGTATATATGGCAACAACTATGCCAATGCTGTTGCTGCTGAAATGAATTATGCCAATAACATGGCATACGGTCCTCTAGCGTCTGAAGTCATACCTGAAGTGGGACGATCATTTAATGGTGGTGGTTTAAAAGTAACCAGCTATTCTCCAATCTCTCCAACTGGCGTTACAGTTGAATCTGATAACCTGATGATGGAAGGCCCGTTAGCTGTGAGCGGTCGATTGCCATTCTCAGGAGTTGTGGCTTTAGAGGGACCTCTGCCAGCCGCTGGACACGGTGCAGTTGCTTACGCTTGTGGTGATGGAAATGTTGGAATCGTGAGTGAAACTATTGAAAATGGATATGGGCCAGGTTATGCCAATGGCTTTGGCGTCGCGAATGGCCTACCTGGCTACAACGGTGTTGGCAATGTCATAAACAGACTATAA
- the LOC125074363 gene encoding chorion class CA protein ERA.1-like, whose product MNFFGVLFLSVIYLAQNAYGQCLGPAGTFPNGYGVGYGPGIGIGPGIGPGFVGPAGFAPGYPGIAPALEVPLAVGGYGGSGVGDVAVAGEMPVVGTTQVAGQVPILGAVRFAGDLPAIGTVSIAGSCGCGCGAPAYYY is encoded by the exons atgaactTCTTCGGCGTGCTGTTCCTTTCCGTAATTTATTTGGCACAG AATGCCTATGGACAATGCCTTGGACCCGCTGGAACATTCCCTAATGGATATGGTGTAGGATATGGACCTGGAATCGGCATTGGACCTGGTATCGGTCCCGGTTTCGTAGGACCAGCGGGCTTTGCTCCTGGTTATCCAGGAATCGCTCCAGCTCTTGAAGTGCCTTTGGCTGTTGGTGGTTATGGCGGCTCTGGTGTTGGTGACGTTGCCGTTGCTGGTGAAATGCCAGTCGTTGGTACTACACAGGTTGCTGGACAAGTGCCGATCCTCGGTGCTGTGCGGTTCGCTGGTGATCTACCAGCTATCGGTACTGTTAGCATTGCTGGTAGTTGCGGCTGTGGTTGTGGAGCACCAGCATATTACtactaa